A genomic region of Barnesiella viscericola DSM 18177 contains the following coding sequences:
- a CDS encoding LOG family protein, translating into MQSITVFCSASDAIAPDYKHEAEVLGRWIGTHGYRLVYGGANGGLMEIVARCARENGSPVLGIITRHIIELGRSSQQPTELITTNNMGDRKRHLIEQGDIIVALPGGIGTIDELFDAITTKMLGSHDKPVIICNTGGLFDPLIQQFDRLRQQGFLRYDRPDLYRVVPDARACCELLGHENR; encoded by the coding sequence ATGCAAAGCATTACTGTATTCTGTTCGGCCTCCGACGCCATCGCCCCCGACTACAAGCACGAGGCCGAGGTGCTGGGCCGATGGATAGGAACCCACGGCTACCGGCTGGTCTACGGCGGGGCCAACGGCGGACTCATGGAGATTGTGGCCCGGTGCGCCCGCGAAAACGGAAGCCCCGTACTGGGCATCATCACCCGGCACATCATCGAGCTGGGACGGTCGAGCCAGCAACCTACCGAGCTGATTACCACCAACAACATGGGCGACCGCAAACGCCACCTCATCGAACAGGGCGACATCATCGTGGCTCTGCCCGGCGGCATCGGCACCATCGACGAACTATTCGACGCCATCACCACCAAGATGCTCGGCAGCCACGACAAGCCCGTCATCATCTGCAACACCGGGGGGCTGTTCGACCCCCTCATTCAACAGTTCGATCGGCTGCGCCAGCAGGGCTTCCTGCGCTACGACCGGCCCGACCTCTACCGGGTCGTGCCCGACGCCCGTGCCTGCTGCGAACTACTCGGCCACGAAAACCGTTAA
- a CDS encoding DUF6371 domain-containing protein, with protein sequence MSEYRFHLQKYCPGSKTTCPNCGKSRCFVRYIDEQGSISFPANVGKCDHENSCGYHYTPKEYFKDNPDVLEMDEGSGKSLLSAPYKTADKTPSCILPSYIPSSYVLRSLSHYLINPLYQYFCHVFGENEASRLFKMYRIGTSSKWGGATVFWQTDINGQVRTGKVMCYNAETGHRVKEPKAFVSWAHSELKLQDFHLKQCLFGEHLLKNSSSPVMLVESEKTAVVMSHFIPDFIWLATGGKNGCFNSEAMQVLKGREVTLIPDLGATEQWKEKSALLSGICKRVVVSSVLECTSDEEQRSQGLDIADFFLYSPSKRQILHQMIQRNPALQLLIDELDLELIE encoded by the coding sequence ATGAGTGAATACAGATTCCATTTGCAGAAATACTGTCCTGGAAGCAAGACTACTTGTCCGAACTGTGGTAAAAGCCGGTGTTTTGTCAGGTATATTGATGAACAAGGCAGCATTAGCTTTCCCGCTAATGTCGGTAAGTGTGATCATGAAAACAGTTGTGGCTACCACTATACACCTAAGGAATACTTCAAGGATAATCCTGATGTATTGGAAATGGATGAGGGAAGCGGCAAGTCACTTCTTTCTGCCCCTTATAAGACGGCAGATAAAACTCCGTCTTGTATTCTCCCTTCGTATATTCCTTCATCTTATGTGTTAAGGAGTTTGTCACATTATTTAATCAACCCCTTATATCAGTATTTCTGTCATGTATTTGGTGAAAATGAGGCAAGCAGATTGTTTAAAATGTATCGCATAGGGACATCTTCAAAATGGGGAGGCGCAACGGTTTTCTGGCAGACAGATATAAATGGGCAGGTAAGAACCGGCAAGGTAATGTGCTATAATGCCGAAACAGGCCATCGGGTTAAAGAGCCTAAGGCTTTTGTCAGCTGGGCGCATTCCGAGTTGAAGTTGCAGGATTTCCATTTGAAGCAATGTCTGTTTGGAGAACATCTTCTGAAAAATTCATCGTCTCCGGTAATGCTGGTGGAAAGTGAAAAGACCGCTGTTGTAATGAGCCATTTTATCCCCGATTTTATATGGCTGGCAACAGGTGGAAAGAACGGTTGTTTCAACAGTGAAGCCATGCAGGTTCTCAAAGGCAGGGAGGTTACTCTCATCCCTGATTTAGGAGCGACCGAACAATGGAAAGAAAAGTCTGCTTTGTTGTCTGGAATATGCAAACGGGTTGTTGTGTCCAGTGTCTTGGAATGTACATCCGATGAAGAGCAACGCAGCCAAGGATTGGACATTGCAGACTTCTTTCTGTATTCACCATCAAAGAGACAGATACTCCATCAGATGATACAACGTAATCCAGCATTGCAGTTGCTCATTGATGAACTGGATCTGGAACTTATTGAATAG
- a CDS encoding IS4 family transposase yields MNKGKTIFAQIMSLINEYEFKKCVDRYKGDRHAIKFNCRDQFMVMSFAQFTDRAGLRDIETTLNLCGDLYRSGIKAIPRSTLAEANEKKDWRIYQDFAMTLVKEATMLYKDEKLRIGLEEMIYAFDSSTIELCLKLCPWAEFHHGKGAFKIHTLMDLRGSIPTFVMLTPGKVNDARMMDKIPVEAGAFYLMDRGYVAFEKLYKHFQQKGAYFVTRAKDNMSYEVIESRPVNKDSGVLSDETIRLAGYYSTRKYPDTLRLVVYEDFETGRVYRFLTSNFAIDDPLTIAELYRERWLIELFFKWIKQHLHIRTFYGTSKNAVYTQIWIAICDYLLLIIAKKRYGLDPSLHSISNSIGQVLFQRADIREIYNQPTTPVCVPEAGSVEQPTLW; encoded by the coding sequence ATGAACAAAGGAAAAACAATCTTCGCTCAGATTATGTCTCTCATTAACGAATACGAGTTCAAGAAATGTGTCGACCGCTACAAAGGTGACCGGCATGCTATCAAATTCAATTGTCGTGACCAGTTCATGGTGATGAGTTTTGCACAGTTCACTGACAGAGCTGGTTTGAGAGATATAGAGACTACACTTAACCTCTGCGGCGACCTCTATCGCTCCGGAATCAAGGCAATACCTCGATCCACGCTTGCGGAGGCCAATGAGAAGAAGGATTGGCGTATATATCAAGACTTTGCGATGACTTTGGTAAAGGAAGCCACGATGCTTTACAAGGATGAAAAGCTGCGAATTGGTCTTGAGGAGATGATATATGCGTTTGACAGCAGTACCATTGAACTGTGTCTTAAGTTGTGTCCATGGGCCGAGTTTCATCATGGTAAGGGCGCGTTCAAGATACATACACTGATGGATCTGCGAGGCTCGATTCCCACATTTGTCATGCTCACGCCAGGCAAGGTTAACGATGCCAGGATGATGGACAAGATTCCTGTTGAAGCAGGTGCTTTCTACCTGATGGATAGGGGATATGTTGCCTTTGAGAAACTTTACAAGCATTTCCAGCAAAAGGGCGCCTACTTTGTTACACGCGCCAAGGACAATATGTCTTATGAGGTTATTGAGTCCAGACCTGTCAATAAAGACTCGGGCGTTCTTTCGGATGAGACTATCAGACTTGCTGGATATTACTCTACCAGAAAGTATCCAGACACATTGAGACTTGTTGTGTATGAAGACTTTGAGACTGGAAGAGTATATCGATTTCTGACCAGCAACTTTGCGATTGACGATCCGCTGACTATTGCGGAACTCTACCGTGAACGCTGGCTGATAGAACTGTTCTTCAAATGGATCAAGCAGCATCTTCACATCAGGACTTTCTACGGCACTTCCAAGAACGCCGTGTACACGCAGATATGGATAGCCATTTGTGACTATCTGCTGCTCATCATTGCGAAGAAGCGATACGGGTTGGATCCAAGTCTTCATTCTATCTCTAACTCAATCGGACAAGTCCTCTTCCAGAGGGCGGATATCCGTGAAATTTATAATCAGCCGACAACTCCCGTTTGTGTTCCGGAGGCGGGTTCTGTCGAGCAACCTACTTTATGGTAA
- a CDS encoding DUF3987 domain-containing protein, with protein sequence MFDTVHLTNMLRSEVEGIPETGLPLDAFPDKIQEIILNLARYENFNVEYTASIVLSAVATAIGNSCHIRIKGEWKTCPSLYMMLVGRPGLGKTPPLGFIYKPINEYDDRLHEKYNEEYDEYERAMSAGKHGSDGEEQLLKKPNFVTTVIYDSTPEAMMNIHQHNQRGITLVVDEILALFNSVKRYNSKNNLIEDLLTAYSGQPLKIIRKSESRPVLIKNPCINVIGSVQTNMLQEVFRAEFLANGLLDRFLFVYPKNRKISGWRREERNTARPDIMNQWRTIINRILSIPCILDDKGTTVNPRILTMSDDAEEYFYEWYNGIIDAVNAIENDADVESRKMKLNGHVARLALLFQVMKWATDSGDMQYIERDSVESAIRMIDYYEETYRRIQETIVINSIGETKEVWLSLLEERFTSGDAVIAGRKVDMSRRTVYYALDQLCRLKHPLIEKLQHGVYRKLMTENTDAPYTIALSSCQDTVQSSQSAKVQSATTLKSEDHE encoded by the coding sequence ATGTTTGACACCGTTCATTTGACCAACATGCTTCGTTCGGAAGTGGAAGGCATTCCGGAAACAGGTCTTCCGTTAGATGCCTTCCCGGACAAGATACAGGAGATTATCCTCAATCTTGCCAGATACGAAAATTTCAATGTGGAATATACTGCGTCTATTGTTCTTTCTGCTGTTGCTACTGCAATAGGCAACTCTTGTCATATTCGTATAAAGGGCGAGTGGAAAACTTGCCCATCCCTTTACATGATGCTGGTCGGACGTCCTGGGCTCGGAAAGACTCCTCCCCTCGGTTTTATCTATAAGCCGATTAATGAGTATGATGACCGGCTGCATGAGAAATATAACGAGGAATATGACGAATATGAAAGAGCCATGTCAGCAGGCAAGCACGGAAGTGACGGGGAAGAACAACTGCTCAAGAAACCGAATTTTGTAACGACGGTCATTTATGACTCCACCCCGGAGGCGATGATGAATATTCATCAGCATAATCAGCGTGGGATAACATTGGTAGTCGATGAGATCCTGGCTTTGTTCAATTCCGTCAAAAGGTACAACAGCAAGAACAACCTCATTGAAGATCTGTTGACAGCTTATAGCGGACAGCCGTTAAAGATTATCCGCAAATCAGAATCACGCCCTGTTCTAATCAAGAATCCATGTATAAATGTCATCGGTTCAGTACAGACGAATATGCTGCAGGAAGTATTCCGTGCAGAGTTCCTTGCCAACGGATTGCTTGACCGTTTTCTGTTTGTCTATCCCAAAAACAGAAAGATATCCGGATGGAGGCGGGAAGAGCGGAATACAGCCCGTCCTGACATCATGAATCAATGGAGGACAATAATCAACAGAATCCTAAGTATCCCCTGTATCCTTGATGACAAGGGTACAACGGTCAATCCCCGTATCCTTACAATGTCTGACGATGCGGAAGAATACTTTTATGAATGGTACAATGGAATTATCGATGCAGTAAATGCCATTGAGAATGATGCGGATGTTGAAAGCCGCAAGATGAAACTCAACGGCCATGTAGCACGTCTTGCCCTGTTGTTTCAGGTAATGAAATGGGCTACTGATAGTGGAGATATGCAATATATTGAGCGGGACTCCGTAGAATCGGCAATCCGTATGATTGATTATTATGAGGAAACATACAGGAGGATTCAGGAAACCATTGTCATAAACAGTATCGGCGAAACGAAAGAAGTCTGGCTCTCCCTGCTAGAAGAGAGATTTACTTCCGGTGATGCTGTTATTGCCGGCAGAAAAGTTGATATGTCCCGACGTACCGTCTATTATGCGCTTGACCAATTATGCCGGCTTAAGCACCCTCTTATAGAAAAGCTTCAGCATGGAGTCTATCGCAAACTTATGACAGAAAATACTGATGCACCTTACACTATTGCACTTTCATCTTGTCAAGATACCGTGCAGTCTTCTCAAAGTGCAAAAGTGCAGAGTGCAACCACACTAAAATCAGAAGACCATGAGTGA
- a CDS encoding tyrosine-type recombinase/integrase codes for MGRPKRLYPLGRYRLRVPKDAEADKAYPVVLEYTWNREIIRKTTNVFAKIADWNQNGNQGRGELRVSYGSEYKRLNQLLLARVERIDSLLAEYNERNPNQITAEVVAGFLADKPLARRDQGKDFVEFTLERLSSDYSRNRIGRSRYENGKSCMNIFQTFLRATKQGSYRPDAIYVGDMTPELLDSYIAWRRDVKLNSDATINHALTPILKACAYASEMGMMEPAVNARIQDMRIVSKVSLSEEEAEFDGKSLSKEQMLSLLEYYKTCLEPRRKEFLEMFLFAFHACGLRVVDVMTLQWKHIDFSRKELRKIMIKTNKRHVIPLTEPALHILQRWQEKRAGCRYVFNLVKDDMDLDDAEALYKARNNATKCINQSLAVVGEQIGLPFTLSMHVARHSFAVFALNKGLSMSVVSRLLGHGSTDITEKVYAKFLPETLSAEIAKLDGELSNLTI; via the coding sequence ATGGGAAGACCAAAAAGACTATATCCACTTGGCAGATACCGGCTCCGTGTCCCCAAAGATGCGGAAGCGGACAAAGCTTACCCTGTAGTTTTGGAATATACCTGGAACAGGGAGATTATCCGCAAAACGACAAATGTCTTTGCAAAAATTGCTGACTGGAATCAGAACGGCAATCAGGGACGAGGCGAATTGCGAGTCAGTTACGGAAGCGAGTATAAACGTCTTAATCAGCTTCTGCTGGCCCGTGTTGAACGGATTGACAGTCTACTTGCGGAGTATAATGAGAGGAATCCGAATCAGATTACAGCCGAAGTTGTGGCGGGCTTCCTTGCGGACAAGCCGCTTGCACGGCGAGACCAAGGGAAGGATTTTGTGGAATTTACTTTGGAGCGCCTTTCGTCCGATTACTCCCGAAACAGGATTGGCAGGAGCCGTTATGAAAACGGCAAGAGTTGCATGAATATCTTCCAGACCTTTCTACGGGCAACCAAACAAGGGTCCTATCGACCCGATGCAATCTATGTAGGCGATATGACTCCGGAACTGCTGGACAGCTACATAGCTTGGCGTAGAGACGTAAAGTTGAACAGTGATGCGACAATTAACCATGCCTTGACGCCGATATTGAAAGCTTGTGCTTATGCGAGCGAGATGGGCATGATGGAACCTGCAGTCAATGCCAGGATTCAGGATATGCGTATCGTGTCAAAAGTTTCGCTTTCGGAAGAAGAAGCTGAGTTTGATGGCAAAAGTCTGTCCAAAGAGCAAATGTTATCTCTTCTTGAATATTACAAGACATGTCTTGAACCTCGCCGCAAGGAGTTTCTGGAAATGTTCTTATTTGCTTTCCATGCCTGCGGACTCCGTGTTGTCGATGTGATGACATTACAATGGAAACATATCGATTTTTCCAGGAAAGAGTTGCGGAAAATCATGATTAAGACGAACAAACGTCACGTGATTCCACTAACGGAACCTGCCTTGCATATACTGCAGCGGTGGCAGGAGAAACGTGCCGGATGCCGGTATGTATTCAACTTAGTAAAGGACGATATGGATCTTGATGATGCAGAAGCTCTGTACAAAGCCCGTAACAATGCAACGAAATGTATCAATCAGTCGCTGGCGGTTGTCGGAGAACAGATAGGACTTCCGTTTACCCTCTCAATGCATGTGGCCCGGCATTCGTTTGCGGTCTTTGCACTGAATAAGGGACTTTCCATGTCGGTTGTCAGTCGTTTGCTCGGTCATGGAAGTACGGATATCACCGAAAAGGTTTATGCCAAATTCCTGCCCGAAACGCTGTCTGCGGAGATTGCAAAACTAGATGGAGAATTAAGTAATCTGACCATATAA
- a CDS encoding helix-turn-helix domain-containing protein translates to MAKNTNVEKLCDRELLEKILSIVERQEKLPPPAHEGGHRLYDNKSLMEKLNIKEKYLKKLRDNGYLGYSREGDKYWYTQEDVDRFLRRFHYEAFAIGDELPKQEGGGYV, encoded by the coding sequence ATGGCAAAGAACACGAATGTAGAGAAGCTATGCGACCGGGAATTGCTTGAAAAGATTCTCAGCATAGTGGAGAGACAAGAGAAACTGCCGCCTCCGGCTCATGAAGGCGGACACCGTCTATATGACAATAAGTCTTTGATGGAGAAATTGAACATCAAAGAAAAGTATCTGAAAAAGTTGCGAGACAACGGCTATCTCGGCTACTCGCGTGAAGGTGATAAATACTGGTACACGCAGGAAGACGTAGACCGCTTTCTGCGTCGTTTCCATTATGAAGCTTTCGCTATTGGTGATGAACTTCCCAAACAGGAAGGAGGTGGCTATGTTTGA
- a CDS encoding restriction endonuclease subunit S: MPFEVPEGWVWCKLGDLAFYKKGPFGSSLTKSMFVAQSDNTYKVYEQKNAIQKDHKLGSYFISKEKYESLISFAVQPNDIIVSCAGTIGETYVLPENIREGIINQALMLIRLYHRDIERFYLLYFDFILKEEAYKESKGTAIKNIPPFDILKNFYIPLPPLAEQQRILDEVDNWMSLVDSIDSNKEHLESIIKQTKSKILDLAIHGKLVPQDPNDEPALDLLKRINPNFTPCDNGHYTQLPVGWCKCLLEDIVKYEQPQAYIVNSTDYNDSYLTPVLTAGKSFIIGYTNETEGIYQNTPCIIFDDFTTDSKLVDFPFKVKSSAMKILKVTDDIEIEYVAMFMSIKRLIGDTHKRYWISEYSKLCIPIPPKEEQKRIINIVKMAFKKLDAIMENL; this comes from the coding sequence GTGCCGTTTGAAGTGCCTGAAGGATGGGTATGGTGTAAACTTGGAGATCTGGCCTTTTATAAGAAAGGTCCATTTGGAAGTAGCCTTACAAAATCAATGTTTGTTGCTCAAAGTGATAATACTTATAAAGTATACGAACAAAAGAATGCTATTCAAAAGGATCATAAGCTTGGTTCGTATTTTATTTCCAAAGAAAAATATGAATCTTTAATAAGCTTTGCTGTTCAGCCCAACGATATTATCGTCAGTTGCGCAGGAACTATCGGAGAAACATATGTTTTGCCTGAGAATATTCGGGAGGGAATTATCAATCAAGCACTAATGCTAATTCGTTTGTATCATCGAGATATAGAACGCTTCTATTTGCTTTATTTTGATTTCATTCTCAAAGAAGAAGCTTATAAAGAAAGTAAAGGTACAGCTATTAAGAATATTCCTCCTTTTGATATTCTTAAAAATTTCTATATACCACTTCCTCCACTTGCAGAACAGCAGAGGATTTTAGATGAAGTGGACAATTGGATGTCGTTAGTTGATTCTATTGATAGTAATAAAGAGCATTTAGAGAGCATCATCAAGCAAACCAAAAGTAAGATTCTTGACCTTGCCATACATGGAAAACTAGTACCACAAGACCCTAATGACGAGCCTGCTTTGGATCTGCTTAAACGTATAAATCCTAACTTCACACCTTGTGATAACGGGCATTATACGCAGTTACCTGTAGGATGGTGCAAATGTCTATTAGAAGACATAGTTAAATACGAACAACCTCAAGCCTATATTGTCAATTCAACTGATTATAATGACAGCTATTTGACTCCTGTTTTAACTGCCGGGAAGTCTTTTATTATAGGATACACTAATGAGACAGAAGGTATTTATCAGAATACGCCTTGTATCATTTTTGATGACTTTACCACAGATTCCAAACTTGTTGATTTTCCCTTTAAGGTAAAATCATCTGCCATGAAAATCCTAAAAGTGACAGACGATATAGAAATTGAATATGTTGCTATGTTTATGAGCATAAAACGACTTATTGGCGATACTCATAAACGTTATTGGATTTCAGAATACTCTAAACTTTGCATACCAATACCACCAAAAGAAGAACAAAAGCGTATAATCAATATTGTAAAGATGGCGTTTAAAAAACTTGACGCAATAATGGAGAACTTATAA
- a CDS encoding cob(I)yrinic acid a,c-diamide adenosyltransferase: MKKSNLYTLTGDKGITSLVGGLRISKNDPRLEAYGTIDELNAHIGLLRQMGNDPDDDALLRFIQNKLFVVGSYLATDTSFTQLREASRLHPADITHIEERIDTLDSIVPPLNAFLLPGGTAAAAQAHVCRTVCRRAERRICQVAQEVLVDENIMKFVNRLSDYFFVLARFNNYRQKQDEIFWDKDC, translated from the coding sequence ATGAAAAAAAGCAACCTCTACACCCTCACCGGTGACAAAGGCATCACCTCGCTGGTGGGCGGCCTGCGCATCTCGAAAAACGACCCGCGGCTCGAAGCCTACGGTACCATCGACGAACTCAACGCCCACATCGGCCTGCTGCGCCAGATGGGCAACGACCCCGACGACGATGCCCTGCTTCGCTTCATACAGAACAAACTCTTTGTCGTAGGCTCCTATCTGGCCACCGACACCTCCTTCACCCAGCTGCGCGAAGCCAGCCGCCTGCACCCCGCCGACATCACCCACATCGAAGAGCGCATCGACACCCTCGACTCCATCGTGCCGCCCCTCAACGCCTTCCTGCTGCCCGGCGGGACAGCCGCTGCCGCACAAGCCCATGTGTGCCGCACCGTATGCCGCCGCGCCGAACGCCGCATCTGCCAGGTCGCACAAGAGGTACTGGTCGACGAAAACATCATGAAATTTGTCAACCGCCTCTCGGACTACTTCTTTGTTTTAGCGCGATTTAACAATTATCGTCAAAAACAAGACGAAATTTTTTGGGATAAAGATTGCTAA
- the mobV gene encoding MobV family relaxase, which translates to MNTDIKQAMHVEAGKSFGTAEANENERHWNDDKIDRKNQDPTNHYDKTRMKLNFEIGPDGKVHPLGYQEKSLEVRLQERLTELGWKPFKPDSKIQPNCCAKFIFGGNHDRTLEMAFGTQTVNLGKGADNSHLQRCPEIEQWAKDVYDWCAKRYGQENIIGFQIHLDESSPHIHALIVPIGQRAKSGRECVMWSAKFGKSRYGYGHILREMHTSLYEEVGSKYGLERGDSIEGRNVSHLSKRDYIRKLSKDAKQAEKAVKGLQTMTRRLEAQIFRSQSQLEEIEKSLASGKIALQEYEIQKTRIQKQISEYQSKLEDKACKLQEKEQKLEQMTKNIDRVSRVAQPFRNHKIDFEPPRITGKPPIFGVDKWIEEQNRSIASRFVKIVRQIEELYRKDAEQQIQAVRNNTLLDYRELKWLQQEYARLTDLNDNQTEQMQTFLDQLAEPSLRERIFSIADALIGGQPVAVSSGGGGGNSDSDLRWDGRRPDEEEEAYKRRCIKTALEVSMKNKHSYRRR; encoded by the coding sequence ATGAATACAGATATTAAACAGGCCATGCATGTCGAAGCCGGGAAGTCATTCGGCACAGCAGAGGCGAATGAAAACGAAAGGCATTGGAATGACGACAAGATTGACAGAAAGAATCAGGATCCGACCAATCACTATGACAAGACCCGAATGAAACTGAATTTCGAGATTGGGCCCGATGGGAAAGTTCATCCGTTAGGCTATCAAGAGAAATCGCTTGAAGTACGTTTGCAGGAACGGTTGACTGAACTGGGCTGGAAACCCTTCAAGCCGGACAGCAAAATTCAACCAAACTGTTGTGCGAAATTTATTTTTGGAGGCAATCATGACCGTACACTTGAGATGGCATTTGGAACCCAAACCGTAAATCTGGGAAAGGGTGCAGATAACAGTCATCTCCAGCGATGTCCGGAAATCGAACAATGGGCAAAAGATGTCTATGACTGGTGCGCCAAACGGTACGGACAGGAAAACATCATCGGCTTCCAGATTCATCTTGATGAGAGCAGCCCGCATATCCATGCCTTGATCGTTCCTATAGGCCAACGAGCCAAAAGCGGACGCGAATGCGTCATGTGGTCGGCAAAGTTCGGCAAGAGCCGTTATGGGTATGGCCATATTCTTCGGGAAATGCACACCTCACTATATGAAGAGGTAGGGAGCAAGTACGGGCTGGAACGTGGGGACAGTATTGAAGGACGGAACGTCAGCCATCTTAGTAAACGCGATTATATCCGGAAACTGTCCAAAGATGCTAAACAGGCGGAAAAAGCAGTCAAGGGACTGCAGACTATGACACGGAGGTTGGAAGCACAGATATTCAGGTCTCAATCCCAACTTGAAGAAATAGAGAAGTCTCTGGCTTCCGGCAAAATCGCTCTTCAGGAATATGAAATTCAAAAGACCAGGATACAAAAACAGATTTCCGAATACCAGTCCAAACTTGAAGACAAGGCGTGTAAGCTTCAAGAAAAGGAGCAGAAACTGGAGCAGATGACAAAGAATATAGACCGTGTCAGTAGAGTGGCGCAACCTTTCCGCAATCACAAGATAGATTTTGAGCCGCCACGGATCACTGGCAAACCTCCGATATTCGGTGTTGACAAATGGATTGAGGAGCAGAACAGGTCTATCGCCAGCCGATTCGTAAAGATTGTCCGTCAGATTGAAGAACTGTATCGTAAGGATGCCGAACAGCAAATACAGGCGGTGCGGAATAATACGTTGCTGGACTATCGGGAGCTTAAATGGCTACAACAGGAGTATGCACGACTGACGGATCTCAACGATAATCAGACTGAACAAATGCAGACGTTTCTTGACCAGCTGGCTGAGCCTTCTTTGCGGGAACGAATCTTTTCTATCGCTGATGCTTTGATTGGTGGGCAACCTGTCGCTGTTTCATCCGGCGGAGGTGGTGGTAACTCCGATTCAGACCTCCGCTGGGACGGAAGAAGGCCAGATGAGGAGGAAGAGGCGTATAAACGACGATGTATAAAAACCGCATTAGAGGTGTCAATGAAAAATAAACATAGTTACCGAAGAAGATAA
- a CDS encoding DUF2795 domain-containing protein yields MYWTLELASKLEDAPWPATKEELIDYAMRSGAPLEVIENLQEMEDEGETYECIEDIWPDYPSKEDFFFNEEEY; encoded by the coding sequence ATGTACTGGACATTGGAATTAGCATCGAAACTCGAAGACGCACCTTGGCCTGCAACAAAAGAGGAGTTGATCGACTACGCTATGCGTTCCGGAGCACCTCTTGAAGTCATCGAGAACTTGCAGGAGATGGAAGACGAAGGGGAGACCTATGAATGTATCGAAGATATTTGGCCCGATTACCCCAGCAAAGAAGATTTCTTCTTCAACGAGGAGGAATATTAA
- a CDS encoding restriction endonuclease subunit S produces the protein MTDGEKLDGKEMPNLDVKYLRGERDFKTLTNGRYVVANSLLILVDGENSGEVFRTQIEGYQGSTFKQLHINKNMFAEYILHVINLHRKALRENKVGSAIPHLDKKLFKAIEVPVPPYKEQVRIVAAINSMYSRLDTIMEIL, from the coding sequence TTGACGGATGGAGAAAAACTTGATGGTAAAGAAATGCCAAACCTTGACGTAAAATATCTAAGAGGAGAACGGGACTTTAAGACCTTGACAAATGGACGATATGTAGTAGCCAATAGCCTATTGATTTTAGTTGATGGAGAAAACTCTGGAGAAGTGTTCAGAACGCAGATTGAAGGTTATCAAGGTAGCACATTCAAGCAACTACATATCAATAAAAACATGTTTGCAGAATATATCTTACATGTTATAAATCTACATCGTAAAGCATTGCGAGAGAATAAAGTAGGTTCGGCAATACCTCACCTAGATAAAAAACTATTTAAGGCAATAGAAGTACCTGTACCTCCTTATAAGGAACAAGTAAGAATCGTTGCTGCAATAAATTCAATGTATAGCAGACTGGATACAATAATGGAGATTTTATAA